A portion of the Treponema rectale genome contains these proteins:
- a CDS encoding ParB N-terminal domain-containing protein, giving the protein MLIKISDVKVKKRVRKDLGDLSSLKDSLRSFGLLNPITINSNHELIAGERRLEAAKAIGWESINAIVIASPIDKVHQLEMEIEENNQRKEFTDEELMEGYKRLERLRNPSLLMKILKWLCDIFVRIGQFFKRLFSKITNKTKK; this is encoded by the coding sequence ATGCTGATAAAAATAAGCGACGTAAAAGTAAAAAAAAGAGTCAGAAAAGATTTAGGGGATCTGTCCTCTTTAAAAGACAGTCTGCGCTCATTTGGACTGCTTAATCCTATTACGATAAATTCCAACCACGAACTTATCGCAGGAGAACGTCGGCTGGAAGCAGCAAAAGCCATAGGCTGGGAAAGCATAAACGCCATAGTTATTGCATCTCCAATTGATAAAGTCCACCAGCTTGAAATGGAAATAGAAGAAAATAATCAGCGCAAGGAATTTACTGATGAAGAGCTTATGGAAGGATATAAAAGGCTTGAACGCCTTAGAAATCCCTCACTTCTGATGAAAATACTTAAATGGCTCTGCGATATATTCGTACGTATCGGTCAGTTCTTTAAGAGACTGTTTTCTAAAATAACAAATAAAACAAAAAAATAA
- a CDS encoding penicillin-binding protein 1A: MNKRKIWPYAVIFLSFFNALLIGSMLGLALSATKNIENIENFTEFETALPTRITDINGELITEFSSDEKREIIALDDLPQLMKDALITREDHIFYEHPGFSTKALFRAVFGVLTRSSLGGGSTLTQQIAGTLYCDRTEISAKRKLKELWWAIQMERRFSKNEIMELYMNKIYFGGGTYGVNAACKYYFGHGPMEITPAEAAILVIQLSNPVYYNPFEHPNRAQQRQISVLNAMVEEGYITKQESEDSFEEYWGSFDYTRTSTSAYDMRTDEAPWFSEYVRRELSGMLYGSNDLYSGGFVVNTTLNLSHQREAEKIMHEYINYANDRYRDSMAVKDRDAFKKYTPFSELCMLVFNLPDLHVNDQRAKNTVIKKYRTDINPIIDLVALMNGMESLKTNIVTKGNALIRENDEKTTIEGTMISVQNSTGYINALVGGSKYDQQNQFIRAVQAKLQPGSTIKPLYYSAAIDSRQYTWSTIVSDTPVVFHKEDGSPYIPQDFKGVWEGDVEIWYALAHSMNVPSLKVLDSIGFSAAISRTSALYGIPQKELDERNFEPVYPFGLGVCSVRPIEVAKAFSTIANNGYEVVPIAIRTVEDQNGNIILNPEKDAKIALKAKGSAAQVISHQTAFIMQEMLKQTVDSGTLRFGSDWESTAYCLNERRGKGNKFRFTDSQTGQTFLMPAAGKTGTTQNWADAWTVGFTPYYTSVFWFGFDRPGQSLGLRLTGSTLAGVAWGDFMNYIHEGLRWKAFNNDIPEGVVKYDVCTKSGGLITPECGDHKITAYYLAGTEPGELCTYHTNNTANMIGITRLQIEGMQAGYQFQFEAGEELGYDIDFLNYDLTSAERASSYEGDLSEESEDADLMYNWLLQ, encoded by the coding sequence ATGAATAAAAGAAAAATATGGCCTTATGCAGTTATTTTCCTTTCGTTTTTTAACGCATTACTCATAGGCTCAATGCTCGGACTAGCTCTTTCTGCCACAAAAAATATAGAAAATATTGAAAATTTCACGGAATTCGAAACAGCACTTCCTACAAGAATCACAGATATAAACGGAGAACTTATTACAGAGTTTTCCAGCGATGAAAAAAGAGAGATTATAGCCCTGGATGATCTTCCTCAGCTTATGAAGGATGCCCTCATAACCCGGGAAGACCACATTTTCTACGAACATCCGGGATTCAGTACAAAGGCTCTTTTCCGCGCAGTATTCGGTGTACTTACCCGCTCTTCACTGGGAGGAGGTTCAACACTCACTCAGCAGATTGCAGGAACCCTTTACTGTGACCGTACGGAAATTTCTGCAAAACGCAAGCTGAAGGAATTGTGGTGGGCCATTCAGATGGAACGCCGCTTCTCTAAAAATGAAATAATGGAACTTTACATGAACAAAATCTACTTCGGAGGAGGAACCTACGGAGTAAACGCAGCATGTAAATACTATTTCGGACACGGCCCTATGGAAATTACGCCTGCAGAAGCAGCAATTCTTGTTATTCAGCTTTCTAACCCGGTTTACTATAATCCTTTTGAACATCCGAACAGAGCCCAGCAGAGGCAGATAAGCGTCCTCAATGCGATGGTTGAAGAAGGATACATTACAAAACAGGAAAGCGAGGATTCTTTTGAAGAGTACTGGGGATCCTTTGACTATACGCGTACAAGTACATCTGCCTATGACATGAGGACGGACGAGGCACCGTGGTTCAGTGAGTATGTACGCCGTGAACTCAGCGGAATGCTTTACGGAAGCAATGATTTGTATTCAGGCGGATTTGTCGTTAACACTACCCTTAACCTGTCTCATCAGCGGGAAGCTGAAAAAATAATGCATGAATATATAAATTATGCAAATGACAGGTACCGGGACTCAATGGCTGTAAAAGACAGGGATGCATTTAAAAAATATACACCTTTCTCAGAACTCTGCATGCTCGTATTCAATCTTCCTGACCTTCACGTTAATGACCAGCGGGCAAAAAACACTGTAATTAAAAAATACCGCACAGATATAAATCCTATAATAGACCTCGTTGCCCTCATGAACGGCATGGAATCTCTTAAAACGAATATCGTTACAAAGGGAAATGCCCTGATACGTGAGAATGACGAAAAAACAACTATTGAAGGAACTATGATATCCGTTCAGAATTCAACCGGATACATTAACGCTCTTGTAGGCGGTTCCAAATATGACCAGCAGAATCAGTTCATAAGGGCTGTTCAGGCTAAACTCCAGCCGGGTTCGACAATAAAACCTCTTTACTATTCTGCAGCAATCGATTCAAGACAGTATACCTGGAGTACGATTGTAAGTGATACTCCGGTAGTATTCCATAAAGAAGACGGCTCTCCTTACATTCCTCAGGACTTCAAGGGAGTCTGGGAAGGTGACGTAGAAATATGGTACGCCCTTGCTCACTCCATGAATGTTCCTTCACTTAAAGTACTTGACAGCATAGGTTTCAGTGCCGCAATCAGCAGAACAAGCGCCCTCTACGGAATTCCTCAGAAGGAACTGGATGAACGCAATTTTGAACCAGTCTATCCGTTTGGTCTTGGCGTATGTTCCGTACGTCCTATAGAAGTTGCAAAAGCATTCTCAACAATCGCAAATAACGGCTATGAAGTAGTTCCGATTGCAATACGCACTGTAGAAGATCAGAACGGCAACATTATACTCAATCCTGAAAAAGATGCTAAAATCGCCCTGAAGGCAAAAGGAAGCGCTGCCCAGGTAATCTCACATCAGACAGCCTTCATCATGCAGGAAATGCTGAAACAGACTGTTGATTCCGGAACGCTTAGATTCGGTTCAGACTGGGAATCAACAGCATACTGCCTTAATGAACGCAGGGGCAAAGGAAATAAATTCCGCTTTACAGATTCACAGACAGGTCAAACCTTCCTTATGCCTGCCGCCGGTAAAACCGGTACAACCCAGAACTGGGCAGATGCATGGACTGTCGGTTTTACTCCATATTACACTTCAGTATTCTGGTTTGGATTTGACAGACCGGGACAATCCCTTGGCTTGAGGCTCACAGGTTCAACCCTTGCAGGTGTTGCATGGGGAGACTTTATGAATTACATACATGAAGGATTACGGTGGAAAGCATTTAATAATGACATTCCGGAAGGTGTTGTAAAATACGATGTATGTACAAAAAGCGGCGGGCTTATAACTCCTGAATGCGGTGATCATAAAATTACTGCCTACTATCTTGCAGGTACGGAACCGGGAGAATTATGTACATACCATACAAATAATACGGCAAACATGATTGGTATAACCCGTCTTCAGATTGAGGGAATGCAGGCAGGATATCAGTTCCAGTTTGAAGCAGGCGAAGAACTTGGCTATGACATTGACTTCCTTAATTACGACCTGACTTCAGCAGAACGTGCTTCTTCTTATGAAGGAGACCTTTCTGAAGAAAGTGAAGATGCTGACTTGATGTATAACTGGCTTTTGCAATAG